In Antechinus flavipes isolate AdamAnt ecotype Samford, QLD, Australia chromosome 3, AdamAnt_v2, whole genome shotgun sequence, a genomic segment contains:
- the LOC127556273 gene encoding zinc finger protein 91-like yields MKKKRKVRKMTKHQKIQNGDKINELKEHGKAGTESSHLSENQKNHASEKAYKCNECGLTFTHNSRFIQHQRIHTGDKPYTCKECGKVFNKNSTLINHQRIHTGEKPYKCKECGKAFTQNSILIKHQRIHTGEKPYKCDECGKAFIESSALIVHQMTHTGEKPYTCNECGKAFSQMSNFKVHQKIHDGEKPYKCNKCEKVFGQSSTLFKHQRIHTGEKPYKCNECGKAFSRRSNLKVHQKIHTGEKPYKCNQCEKAFTLSSSLLNHQRIHTGEKPYRCDKCGKAFFRRSNLNLHQKNHTGDKPYGCTKCGKAFAQKSTLFKHHKIHTEEKPFKCDTCGKAFFESSTLISHQMIHTGEKPYTCDECGRAFSKKSVLVNHQRIHTGEKPYKCKECGKAFSQSSNLSVHKKIHTGEKPHKCDQCGKVFTQRSTLFNHQKIHNEEKPYKCNVCGKAFVQSSNLKVHEKIHTGEKPYKCNQCGKSFTQSSSFFNHQRIHTGEKPYKCNQCGKAFLRRSNLNVHKESHTGEKPYKCTKCRKAYTQKSTLFRHQRVHTGEKPYTCSDCGKAFFDSSTLLVHQMTHTGEKPYTCSECGKDFSTNSVLVSHQRIHTGEKPYACNQCGKAFSRSSNLNVHQKIHTGEKPYTCNECGKGFIQRSNLTVHQKIHTGERSYTCNQCGEAFTEQSALFSHQRTHEDKPYKCNQCERTFAKKSNLAKHQKTHTGEKPYKCSHCEKAFSEHSHLFKHQIIHNEEKPFKCNECGKSFPQSSDLVKHQASHTEEKPYKCNECGKFFPQSSDLVKHQASHTEEKPYKCNECGKSFPQSSELVKHQTSHTEEKPFLCKECGEAFNDASSLAEHQSFHTDGLHK; encoded by the coding sequence atgaagaagaagaggaaggtgaGAAAAATGACCAAACACCAGAAGATTCAAAATGGAGACAAAATAAATGAACTTAAGGAACATGGGAAAGCTGGTACTGAATCGTCACACttatctgaaaatcaaaagaatcatGCCAGTGAGAAGGCttacaaatgtaatgaatgtggccTAACATTTACTCACAACTCAAGGTTTATTCAGCATCAGAGGATTCATACTGGAGACAAGCCTTATACATGTAAGGAATGTGGGAAAGTCTTCAATAAAAACTCAACCCTTATTaatcatcagagaattcacactggggagaagccttataaatgtaaggagtgtgggaaagccttcactCAAAACTCGATCCTCATCAAACaccagagaattcacacaggaGAGAAGCCTTACAAATGTGAtgagtgtgggaaagccttcattGAGAGTTCTGCCCTTATTGTACATCAGATgactcatactggagagaagccttacacatgtaatgagtgtgggaaagccttcagtcaGATGTCAAACTTTAAAGTAcaccaaaagattcatgatggagaaaaaccttataaatgtaataagTGTGAGAAAGTCTTTGGTCAGAGCTCAACCCTTTTTAAacaccagagaattcacactggagagaagccttataaatgtaatgaatgtgggaaagcctttagtCGAAGGTCAAACCTGAAGGTACATCAGaagattcatactggagagaagccttataaatgtaatcaatgtgagAAAGCCTTTACCCTAAGTTCATCTCTTCTCAAtcaccagagaattcatactggagagaagccttatagaTGTGACAAGTGTGGGAAAGCTTTCTTTAGGAGATCAAATCTTAATTTACATCAGAAGAACCATACAGGAGACAAACCTTATGGATGTACAAAATGCGGGAAAGCCTTTGCTCAGAAATCAACTCTTTTCAAGCATCACAAAATTCACACTgaagagaaaccttttaaatgtgaTACTTGTGGGAAAGCCTTCTTTGAGAGCTCAACCCTTATTAGTCATCAGatgattcatactggagagaagccataTACATGTGATGAGTGTGGGAGAGCTTTCAGTAAGAAATCAGTCCTTGTTaatcatcaaagaattcatactggagagaaaccatataaatgtaaagaatgtgggaaagctttcagtCAGAGCTCAAATCTTAGTGTGCATAAGaagattcatactggagagaagcctcaTAAATGTGATCAATGTGGGAAAGTCTTCACTCAAAGATCAACCCTTTTCAACCATCAGAAAATTCACAATGaagagaagccttataaatgtaatgtgTGTGGGAAAGCCTTTGTTCAGAGCTCAAACCTTAAGGTACATGAGaagattcatactggagagaagccttataaatgtaatcagtgtgggaaATCCTTCACTCAGAGTTCATCCTTTTTCAAtcaccagagaattcacactggagagaagccttataaatgcaatcaatgtgggaaagccttcctTAGGAGATCAAATCTTAATGTACATAAGGAGagtcatactggagagaaaccttataaatgcaCTAAGTGTCGTAAAGCCTACACTCAAAAGTCAACCCTTTTCAGACATCAGAgagttcatactggagagaagccttatacaTGCAGTGACTGTGGGAAAGCTTTCTTTGATAGCTCAACCCTTCTTGTACATCAGATgactcatactggagagaagccataTACATGTAGTGAATGCGGGAAAGATTTCAGCACAAATTCAGTCCTTGTTAGtcaccagagaattcatactggagagaagccttatgcaTGTAATCAGTGTGGGAAAGCATTTAGTCGGAGTTCTAATCTTAATGTACATCAGaagattcatactggagagaagccttatacgTGTAATGAGTGTGGGAAAGGCTTTATTCAGAGATCAAATCTCACTGTACATCAGaagattcatactggagagaggTCTTATACATGTAATCAGTGTGGGGAAGCCTTCACTGAACAATCAGCTCTTTTTAGTCACCAGAGAACTCATGAAGacaaaccttataaatgtaatcagtgtgagAGAACCTTTGCTAAGAAGTCAAATCTTGCAAAGCACCAGAAgactcatactggagagaaaccatataaATGTAGTCATTGTGAGAAAGCTTTCAGTGAGCACTCACACCTTTTCAAGCATCAGATAATTCATAATgaagagaaaccttttaaatgtaatgagTGTGGTAAATCCTTCCCTCAAAGCTCTGACCTTGTGAAGCACCAGGCAAGTCACACTGAagagaaaccctataaatgtaatgagtgTGGGAAATTCTTCCCTCAAAGCTCTGACCTTGTGAAGCACCAGGCAAGTCACACTGAagagaaaccctataaatgtaatgagtgTGGGAAATCCTTCCCTCAAAGCTCTGAGCTTGTGAAGCACCAGACAAGTCACACTGAAGAGAAACCCTTTTTATGTAAGGAGTGTGGGGAAGCTTTCAATGATGCATCATCTCTTGCTGAGCACCAGAGTTTTCATACAGATGGGTTACACAAGTAG